One genomic segment of Pandoraea thiooxydans includes these proteins:
- a CDS encoding HesA/MoeB/ThiF family protein — protein sequence MDDSQLLRYSRHILLDEIGIEGQQRLMDAHAVIVGAGGLGSPAALYLAASGVGKLTLLDDDTVDLTNLQRQILHDTQSVGQPKAASGQARLALINPEVRVDAVVLRADQALLEEMVAEASVVLDCSDNFATRHAINRACVSQGVPLVAGAALRFDGQVSVFDPRDNASPCYECLFPADQEFTEQQCATMGVFAPLVGIIGAVQAAEALKLIAGIGVSLAGRLLMLDARTMEWSTMRCAANPTCPVCSSRRAHSPQ from the coding sequence ATGGACGATTCACAGTTACTGCGTTACTCCCGCCACATCCTGCTCGATGAAATAGGTATTGAAGGCCAGCAACGCCTGATGGACGCCCATGCGGTGATCGTCGGCGCCGGCGGGCTGGGCTCGCCCGCAGCTCTTTACCTGGCCGCATCGGGCGTCGGCAAGCTCACGCTGCTCGATGACGACACGGTGGATCTGACCAATCTGCAGCGGCAGATCCTGCATGACACGCAAAGCGTCGGACAACCCAAGGCGGCATCGGGGCAAGCCCGCCTGGCACTGATCAATCCCGAGGTGCGGGTCGATGCGGTTGTGCTGCGTGCCGATCAGGCGTTGCTGGAAGAAATGGTGGCCGAGGCTTCGGTGGTGCTCGACTGCAGCGATAATTTCGCGACGCGACATGCGATCAACCGGGCCTGCGTCAGCCAAGGGGTGCCGCTCGTTGCCGGCGCCGCCTTGCGTTTCGATGGGCAGGTCAGCGTGTTCGACCCGCGCGACAACGCCTCCCCCTGCTATGAGTGTCTTTTCCCTGCCGACCAGGAGTTCACCGAACAGCAATGCGCGACGATGGGCGTGTTCGCGCCGCTGGTCGGCATCATCGGTGCGGTGCAGGCGGCCGAGGCGCTAAAGTTGATTGCCGGGATCGGGGTATCGCTGGCGGGGCGACTGCTGATGCTCGACGCACGCACCATGGAGTGGAGCACGATGCGCTGCGCCGCCAATCCGACCTGCCCGGTCTGCTCGAGCCGGCGAGCTCACTCGCCGCAATGA
- a CDS encoding DUF2244 domain-containing protein, whose protein sequence is MQAICRDTDVVLKDWMLKRNCAMSPRQFVMCYLSLVAASLGVAVLVAIRGAWLVLPFTGLDLLAVSAAFVVYARHATDYEYIRLSPEQLVVEQQSADRLTQYAFNPRWVRIEVDGQPRTRITLCAGRQALPLGKYLAYHRREPFARELRGWLRRCA, encoded by the coding sequence ATGCAAGCGATCTGCCGGGACACCGACGTTGTGCTCAAGGACTGGATGCTCAAGCGAAATTGCGCCATGTCCCCACGCCAGTTCGTCATGTGTTACCTGTCGCTGGTGGCCGCGTCGCTCGGTGTCGCTGTTCTGGTGGCGATCCGCGGCGCATGGCTTGTGTTGCCTTTTACTGGGTTGGACTTGCTGGCCGTGAGCGCAGCTTTTGTTGTTTATGCCCGACACGCAACGGATTACGAGTACATTCGGCTATCACCAGAGCAACTTGTGGTGGAGCAGCAGTCTGCCGACCGGTTGACGCAATATGCGTTCAACCCGCGCTGGGTGCGCATCGAGGTGGACGGCCAGCCGCGCACGCGCATCACTTTATGCGCAGGGCGGCAGGCGCTGCCCCTCGGGAAGTATCTGGCGTACCATCGGCGTGAGCCGTTTGCCCGCGAACTGCGAGGCTGGCTTCGGCGGTGCGCCTGA
- the trmL gene encoding tRNA (uridine(34)/cytosine(34)/5-carboxymethylaminomethyluridine(34)-2'-O)-methyltransferase TrmL yields MFNVVLVEPEIPPNTGNVIRLCANTGARLHLVEPLGFPLDDAKMRRAGLDYHEYAQMHVHASWQDFLETERPLPQRMFALTTRGTRRFGELPLEAGDWFIFGPETRGLSASILETFAPEQRVRLPMRPTSRSLNLSNTVAIVVFEAWRQSGFSGGV; encoded by the coding sequence ATGTTCAATGTCGTTCTGGTCGAGCCGGAAATCCCCCCTAACACCGGCAACGTTATCCGTCTGTGCGCCAACACCGGCGCACGGCTCCATTTGGTCGAGCCGCTGGGATTCCCGCTCGATGACGCCAAAATGCGCCGCGCCGGGCTGGACTATCACGAATACGCGCAAATGCACGTGCATGCGAGCTGGCAGGATTTCCTCGAGACGGAAAGGCCGTTGCCCCAGCGCATGTTCGCGCTGACCACACGCGGCACGCGCCGCTTCGGCGAGCTGCCGCTGGAGGCAGGAGACTGGTTCATCTTCGGGCCCGAGACTCGCGGCCTGTCTGCTTCGATTCTGGAGACCTTTGCGCCAGAGCAGCGCGTCAGGCTGCCGATGCGCCCGACGAGCCGCAGCCTGAATCTCTCCAATACCGTAGCGATCGTCGTGTTCGAGGCGTGGCGTCAGAGTGGTTTTTCGGGCGGCGTGTGA
- a CDS encoding ComF family protein, whose translation MFVHPLSSKIRRKLAVSLQRVLDAALPNTCRLCDDVAHGLVCAACARDYWHDQSRGRCDVCGIPLAPGMDTGRCGNCLARPRAFDATVTLQDYRAPLDRLILALKFRADLPLAREFGYRLSQALRPRVAGPDALIVPVPLSPDRLATRGFNQTWEIARNVARHLGLASHPHALHRVRETAPQSGLDIAARRRNVRQAFVTGTEVRGREIIVVDDVMTTGVTLDEIAKTLKRQGAARVVNAVVLRTPPSN comes from the coding sequence GTGTTTGTCCATCCGCTGTCATCGAAGATTCGCCGCAAGCTCGCAGTGAGCCTGCAACGGGTGCTTGACGCCGCTCTGCCCAATACTTGCCGGCTGTGTGACGACGTCGCCCACGGCCTGGTGTGCGCGGCATGCGCACGTGATTATTGGCACGACCAGAGCCGAGGGCGTTGCGACGTCTGCGGGATCCCGCTGGCGCCGGGCATGGACACGGGTCGCTGCGGCAATTGCCTGGCGCGGCCTCGCGCATTCGATGCCACGGTCACGCTACAGGATTATCGGGCGCCACTGGATCGCTTGATACTGGCCCTGAAATTTCGCGCCGACCTTCCCCTGGCCCGCGAGTTTGGCTATCGCCTGAGCCAGGCACTGCGGCCGCGCGTTGCGGGCCCCGACGCGCTGATCGTGCCCGTGCCGCTCTCGCCAGACAGGCTGGCCACACGGGGCTTTAACCAAACCTGGGAAATTGCCCGCAACGTTGCTCGCCACCTGGGGCTGGCCAGCCATCCGCATGCCCTGCATCGCGTACGTGAGACGGCGCCGCAAAGCGGCCTGGACATCGCCGCACGGCGGCGCAACGTGCGGCAGGCGTTTGTCACTGGCACAGAGGTGCGAGGGCGTGAAATCATCGTCGTGGACGACGTCATGACCACTGGCGTCACCCTCGACGAAATCGCCAAGACGCTCAAGCGGCAAGGCGCGGCGCGCGTCGTCAATGCGGTCGTGTTGCGTACGCCGCCGTCCAACTGA
- the secB gene encoding protein-export chaperone SecB, whose translation MSDQQQPFFNIQRVYLKDLSLEQPNSPAIFLEQDMPTVEVQVDVGAEQLAEGVFEVVVIGTVTAKVNEKVAFLVEGKQAGIFDIRNVPAEQLDPLIGIACPTIIYPYLRSNIADAISRAGFQPIHLSEINFQALYEQRLAALAEQQGETGADDSGIVMPDGSAARPH comes from the coding sequence ATGTCCGACCAGCAACAGCCGTTTTTCAATATTCAGCGCGTCTATCTCAAGGATTTGTCGCTGGAGCAGCCCAATTCGCCGGCCATTTTCCTCGAGCAGGATATGCCCACGGTCGAAGTGCAGGTCGATGTGGGCGCCGAGCAACTGGCCGAAGGTGTGTTCGAGGTCGTCGTGATCGGCACCGTAACGGCCAAGGTCAACGAGAAAGTCGCATTTCTGGTCGAAGGCAAGCAAGCCGGGATATTCGACATTCGCAATGTGCCCGCCGAGCAACTCGATCCGCTGATCGGCATCGCTTGCCCGACGATCATCTATCCGTACTTGCGCTCGAACATCGCCGATGCGATCAGCCGTGCCGGATTCCAGCCGATCCATCTGTCGGAAATCAACTTCCAGGCGCTCTACGAGCAACGCCTGGCCGCACTGGCCGAGCAGCAAGGCGAGACCGGCGCCGATGACAGCGGGATCGTGATGCCCGACGGCTCTGCCGCGCGTCCTCACTAA
- a CDS encoding rhodanese-like domain-containing protein produces the protein MKFFADYSNLVLIAIALISGGLLAWPVLSRRGRGVSIIEATQLINRRHALILDVRTDEEFSGGHLPQAKHVPLEELEKKAGQMAKNKTTPVLLVCRSGQRSAKALAILRQLGYAEAFSLQGGVEAWQQAGLPIVK, from the coding sequence GTGAAGTTTTTTGCTGATTACTCCAATCTCGTCCTGATCGCGATCGCCCTGATTTCCGGTGGGTTGCTGGCTTGGCCTGTATTGTCGCGGCGGGGCCGCGGGGTGTCGATTATCGAAGCGACGCAATTGATCAACCGCCGGCATGCGCTGATTCTCGACGTGCGCACCGATGAGGAGTTCAGCGGCGGGCATTTGCCTCAAGCGAAGCACGTGCCGCTCGAGGAGCTCGAAAAAAAGGCGGGCCAGATGGCCAAGAACAAGACTACACCCGTTTTGCTGGTGTGCCGCAGCGGCCAACGGTCCGCAAAGGCGCTGGCGATTCTGCGCCAGCTCGGCTACGCCGAAGCCTTCAGCCTGCAGGGCGGCGTCGAGGCATGGCAGCAAGCCGGCCTGCCGATCGTGAAATAA
- a CDS encoding S41 family peptidase: MRQHLKHIGLITLGLITGIAATLAFSLASAQSAPSPLPLDQLRLFAEVFGQIKQEYVKPVDDKKLITAAIKGMVASLDPHSAYLDKKDYKELQEQTNGQFAGLGIEIGQEDGMVKIIAPIEDTPAFRAGLRPGDLITSINDKPVRGMTLDQAVKNMRGAPGTKVTLTIYRKTDQRTFPVTITRAIIKVHSVKFKIVSPGYAWVRITSFQERTVPDLAKTLQQIAKEQPHLKGLVLDLRNNGGGILQSAVGVSAAFLKPDAVVVTTNGQIADAKQTYRANFDNYRLSASPEDPLKNEPAIFKTVPMVVLVNAYTASASEITAGALQDHKRAIIMGKTTFGKGSVQTVRQLSPDTALRLTTAYYYTPSGRSIQSIGITPDIPVDQSANGDPDDILATREIDYSNHLHNLQDPNEQKQIEQREKLRLEALRRLEIENAKKTPAELEKESNARLPDFGSSGDFMLQQALHELKGEPVQRSKSPVATADATTSAQAPGSASAPAAPGPASKAPAGKK, from the coding sequence ATGCGCCAACACCTCAAACACATCGGCCTCATCACCCTGGGCCTGATTACGGGCATTGCGGCCACCCTGGCTTTTTCGCTGGCATCCGCGCAAAGTGCGCCCTCCCCCTTGCCGCTGGACCAGCTGCGCCTGTTTGCCGAGGTGTTCGGCCAGATCAAGCAGGAATACGTCAAGCCGGTCGACGACAAGAAGCTGATCACGGCAGCCATCAAGGGCATGGTTGCCAGCCTCGATCCGCACTCCGCGTACCTGGACAAAAAGGACTACAAGGAGCTGCAGGAGCAGACCAACGGGCAATTTGCCGGCCTGGGCATCGAAATCGGTCAGGAAGACGGCATGGTGAAAATCATTGCTCCGATCGAAGATACGCCCGCGTTCCGCGCCGGATTGCGTCCGGGCGACCTGATCACCAGCATCAATGACAAGCCGGTACGTGGCATGACGCTGGACCAGGCGGTCAAGAACATGCGCGGCGCACCCGGCACCAAGGTCACGCTGACGATCTATCGCAAGACCGATCAGCGGACTTTCCCGGTAACCATCACGCGCGCCATCATCAAGGTGCACAGCGTCAAGTTCAAGATCGTCTCCCCCGGCTACGCGTGGGTTCGCATCACGAGCTTCCAGGAGCGCACCGTTCCGGATCTCGCCAAGACCCTCCAGCAAATCGCCAAGGAACAGCCCCATCTGAAAGGCCTGGTGCTCGACCTGCGCAACAACGGAGGCGGCATTCTGCAATCCGCAGTCGGCGTGTCGGCGGCCTTCCTGAAGCCGGATGCGGTCGTCGTCACCACCAACGGGCAGATCGCGGACGCCAAGCAGACCTATCGCGCAAACTTCGACAACTATCGCCTGAGCGCCAGCCCCGAAGATCCGCTCAAGAACGAACCGGCGATCTTCAAGACCGTGCCGATGGTGGTGCTGGTCAACGCCTACACCGCGTCAGCCTCCGAGATCACCGCCGGCGCGCTGCAGGATCACAAGCGCGCGATCATCATGGGCAAAACGACCTTCGGCAAGGGCTCGGTGCAAACCGTACGCCAGTTGTCGCCGGACACCGCGCTGCGCCTGACGACCGCTTATTACTACACGCCGAGCGGGCGCTCGATCCAATCGATCGGCATCACGCCGGATATTCCGGTTGACCAAAGCGCGAATGGCGATCCGGACGATATCCTGGCCACGCGCGAAATCGATTATTCGAATCACCTGCACAACCTGCAGGACCCGAACGAGCAGAAGCAGATCGAGCAACGCGAGAAATTGCGCCTGGAAGCGCTGCGCCGGCTCGAGATCGAAAATGCCAAGAAGACTCCCGCGGAGCTCGAAAAAGAAAGCAACGCGCGCCTGCCGGACTTCGGCAGCTCGGGCGACTTCATGCTGCAACAGGCGTTGCACGAACTGAAGGGCGAGCCGGTTCAGCGCTCCAAGTCGCCAGTTGCAACGGCCGACGCAACGACTTCGGCACAGGCCCCGGGCAGCGCTTCGGCACCCGCGGCGCCGGGCCCCGCCAGCAAGGCGCCTGCCGGCAAGAAGTAA
- a CDS encoding NAD(P)H-dependent glycerol-3-phosphate dehydrogenase — MRVSVFGAGAWGTALASHMAQRHDVLLWARDAGRAAEMAATHENAVYLSGCTLAPALRFDADFDRALAHAAGADTLCVAAVPVAGLRGLCERLRDSGTAPMQLLWLCKGFEAGTGLLPHQVVAAVLGDEAAAHSGILSGPSFAREVAQGLPAALTVASRSTELCDRVIRACHHGALRVYSSDDLIGVEVGGAVKNVLAIATGISDGLGLGMNARAALVTRGLAEMTRLGVALGGRPETFMGLSGVGDLILTATGDLSRNRTVGLQLAQGRTLDEVLAALGHVAEGVRCAQTVLALARQHQVTMPITEAVCAVLFEQLTPRAAVESLLKRDARAERAHTPPEKPL, encoded by the coding sequence ATGCGAGTCTCGGTATTTGGCGCAGGCGCATGGGGAACTGCGCTGGCAAGCCACATGGCGCAGCGTCATGACGTGTTGCTGTGGGCGCGAGACGCCGGGCGCGCCGCTGAAATGGCGGCTACGCACGAGAATGCCGTCTACTTGTCGGGCTGCACGTTGGCGCCGGCGCTGCGCTTCGATGCCGATTTCGATCGTGCGCTGGCCCATGCGGCCGGCGCCGACACATTGTGCGTGGCCGCGGTACCGGTAGCGGGCCTGCGCGGGCTGTGCGAACGCCTGCGCGACAGCGGCACCGCACCCATGCAACTGCTTTGGTTGTGCAAGGGCTTCGAGGCCGGCACCGGACTGCTGCCGCACCAGGTCGTCGCGGCGGTCCTGGGCGACGAAGCCGCGGCGCATTCCGGCATCCTGTCGGGGCCGAGCTTCGCTCGGGAAGTGGCCCAGGGCCTGCCGGCCGCGCTCACTGTGGCGAGCCGTTCCACCGAGTTGTGCGACCGCGTGATCCGCGCCTGCCATCACGGCGCATTGCGCGTTTATTCCAGCGACGACCTGATCGGTGTCGAAGTCGGGGGCGCGGTCAAAAACGTGCTCGCAATCGCGACAGGCATCAGCGATGGCCTTGGCCTGGGGATGAATGCCCGGGCCGCACTCGTGACCCGGGGGTTGGCAGAAATGACGCGCCTGGGCGTGGCATTGGGCGGGCGGCCCGAGACCTTCATGGGGCTCAGCGGCGTGGGCGATTTGATTCTGACCGCCACCGGCGACCTGTCGCGCAACCGGACCGTCGGTTTGCAATTGGCACAGGGCCGCACGCTGGACGAGGTCCTTGCCGCGCTCGGACATGTGGCCGAGGGCGTGCGTTGCGCTCAGACCGTGCTGGCGCTCGCCCGCCAGCATCAGGTCACGATGCCGATAACCGAGGCGGTGTGCGCCGTCCTGTTTGAGCAGTTGACGCCTCGCGCGGCAGTCGAATCGCTATTGAAGCGCGACGCCCGCGCCGAGAGGGCTCACACGCCGCCCGAAAAACCACTCTGA
- the gpmA gene encoding 2,3-diphosphoglycerate-dependent phosphoglycerate mutase: MYKLVLIRHGESLWNKENRFTGWVDVDLTEKGATEARHAGQLLREAGFVFDLAYTSVLKRAIRTLWHVQDEMDLMWIPVVHSWRLNERHYGALTGLDKAETAAKYGDQQVLVWRRSYDTPPPALTAGDSRDACSDPRYARLKREEIPLSECLKDTVARVMPVWNESIAPAIRSGKRIVIAAHGNSLRALIKYLDDVSDQDIVNLNIPNGIPIVYELDENLKPLRHEYLGNQAEIASAMASVASQGKAR; this comes from the coding sequence ATGTACAAACTCGTGCTCATCCGTCACGGCGAATCGCTGTGGAACAAGGAAAACCGCTTTACAGGCTGGGTCGACGTCGACCTCACCGAGAAGGGGGCGACCGAGGCACGTCATGCCGGCCAGCTGTTGCGCGAAGCCGGCTTCGTTTTCGATCTGGCCTATACCTCCGTGCTCAAGCGCGCCATCCGCACGTTGTGGCACGTTCAGGACGAGATGGATCTGATGTGGATTCCGGTGGTTCACTCGTGGCGCCTGAACGAGCGGCATTACGGCGCCCTGACCGGGCTCGACAAAGCCGAGACCGCCGCCAAATATGGCGATCAGCAAGTTCTGGTGTGGCGCCGCAGCTATGACACCCCGCCGCCGGCCCTGACCGCGGGCGATTCGCGCGACGCCTGCAGCGACCCGCGCTACGCCAGACTCAAGCGCGAGGAGATCCCATTGTCCGAGTGCCTGAAAGATACCGTCGCCCGGGTCATGCCGGTCTGGAATGAATCGATCGCGCCGGCGATCCGCTCGGGCAAGCGCATCGTGATTGCCGCCCACGGCAACTCGCTGCGTGCGTTGATCAAGTATCTGGACGACGTGTCCGATCAGGACATTGTCAACCTGAACATCCCGAACGGTATTCCCATCGTCTATGAACTGGACGAGAATCTCAAACCGCTGCGCCATGAGTATCTCGGCAACCAGGCCGAAATCGCCAGCGCCATGGCATCGGTAGCCAGCCAAGGCAAGGCGCGTTAA
- a CDS encoding HPr family phosphocarrier protein translates to MLRQETKIINKLGLHARASAKLTQLAARFQSEVWLTRNGRRINAKSIMGVMMLAAGIGSTIEVETEGQDETQAMDAILQLIADRFGEGE, encoded by the coding sequence ATGCTTCGACAAGAAACCAAAATAATCAACAAACTTGGCCTGCATGCGCGTGCATCGGCGAAGCTCACGCAACTGGCCGCGCGTTTCCAGAGCGAAGTCTGGCTCACCCGGAACGGCCGCCGTATCAACGCAAAGAGCATTATGGGCGTTATGATGTTGGCAGCCGGTATCGGATCCACGATCGAGGTGGAGACCGAGGGCCAGGATGAGACGCAAGCCATGGACGCCATCCTCCAGCTGATTGCCGATCGATTCGGCGAAGGGGAATAG
- a CDS encoding PTS sugar transporter subunit IIA, with product MAGILIVAHAPYATALRECLSHIYCGCPSHIGALDVEADQDPAALLVAAREQVQALREDNGMLVLTDLFGATPSNIAAQLAAPDVRVLAGVNLPMLIKAVCYRTVPLETLVDKVLAGGAQGILQVGACSAPTLQSS from the coding sequence ATGGCAGGAATCTTAATAGTCGCTCACGCTCCGTACGCCACGGCGCTGCGGGAATGCCTTTCACACATCTATTGCGGTTGTCCCTCGCATATCGGTGCGCTCGACGTCGAGGCGGACCAGGATCCTGCGGCCCTGCTGGTTGCCGCTCGCGAACAGGTTCAGGCGCTGCGCGAAGACAACGGCATGCTGGTGCTGACCGATCTGTTCGGCGCTACGCCGTCGAATATCGCGGCGCAGCTTGCGGCACCGGATGTACGCGTGTTGGCGGGTGTCAACCTGCCGATGCTGATCAAGGCGGTCTGCTATCGCACGGTGCCGCTCGAGACGCTGGTCGATAAGGTGCTGGCCGGGGGCGCCCAGGGCATTCTGCAAGTTGGGGCGTGTTCTGCGCCGACTCTTCAATCCTCTTGA
- the ptsP gene encoding phosphoenolpyruvate--protein phosphotransferase, which translates to MSFTLHGIPVSQGIAIGRAYLLAAATLDVPHYLIEPSQVESEIARFYEARRAVQQELDTLKAELPADAPGEMSAFLDVHSLIVNDAMLADTALDLIRSSHYNAEWALMTQVEALIARFEDIEDEYLRERKADIEQVADRMLKVLAGVPGIRSVAVQAPRDDMIVVARDIAPADMMQFKTQVFRGFVTDLGGKTSHTAIVARSLGIPAAVGVQHASQLIEQGDLIIIDGDQGVVIIDPAPMILEEYRYRQSEKVLEQRRLQRLRYSPAQTIDGTPVALLANIELPEDAEAAVAAGAVGVGLFRSEFLFMNQADMPDEEAQFEAYRRAVATMQGLPVTIRTIDVGADKSLDGHESYENGANPAMGLRAIRWSLSEPRMFLTQLRALLRASALGPVRILFPMLAHAQEIDQTLELVQEAKRQCDAAGLAYDPNVKLGAMVEVPAAALALPMFLKRLDFLSIGTNDLIQYTLAIDRADNAVAHLYDPMHPAVLQLIARTIREARAAGVPIAVCGEMAGDPMLTRLLLGMGLREFSMHPSQILQVKQEVLRAYLPALEPVVKDVLAAVEPEDLQAALARLATV; encoded by the coding sequence GTGTCGTTCACCTTGCATGGAATACCGGTGTCTCAAGGCATCGCCATCGGACGTGCCTATCTGCTTGCCGCAGCCACACTGGATGTTCCGCATTACCTGATCGAGCCCTCGCAAGTCGAGAGCGAAATCGCCCGCTTCTACGAGGCGCGCCGCGCCGTGCAGCAGGAACTCGATACGCTCAAGGCCGAGTTGCCGGCGGATGCGCCGGGTGAGATGTCGGCGTTCCTCGACGTTCACTCGCTGATCGTCAACGATGCCATGCTGGCCGACACGGCGCTGGACTTGATCCGCTCGAGTCATTACAACGCCGAATGGGCTTTGATGACGCAAGTCGAGGCGCTGATCGCCCGTTTCGAAGACATCGAAGACGAATACCTGCGCGAGCGCAAGGCCGATATCGAGCAAGTTGCCGACCGCATGCTGAAGGTGCTCGCAGGGGTGCCCGGTATTCGGTCGGTCGCGGTCCAGGCGCCTCGCGACGACATGATCGTGGTGGCGCGCGATATCGCGCCGGCCGATATGATGCAATTCAAGACCCAGGTGTTTCGAGGCTTCGTGACCGATCTTGGCGGCAAGACGTCGCATACCGCCATCGTGGCGCGCAGCCTGGGCATTCCCGCGGCCGTGGGGGTGCAGCACGCCAGCCAATTGATCGAGCAAGGCGATCTGATCATTATCGACGGGGATCAAGGGGTAGTGATCATCGATCCGGCGCCGATGATCCTTGAGGAGTATCGCTATCGCCAAAGCGAAAAGGTGCTCGAACAGCGGCGATTGCAACGCTTGCGCTATTCGCCCGCGCAAACCATCGACGGCACGCCGGTGGCGCTGCTGGCCAACATTGAATTGCCGGAAGACGCCGAGGCGGCGGTCGCGGCGGGCGCGGTCGGCGTGGGCCTGTTCCGCAGCGAATTTCTCTTCATGAACCAGGCCGACATGCCGGACGAAGAGGCGCAATTCGAAGCCTATCGCCGTGCGGTTGCGACCATGCAGGGATTGCCGGTGACGATCCGCACGATCGACGTCGGCGCGGATAAATCGCTGGATGGCCACGAGAGTTATGAAAACGGCGCAAATCCGGCGATGGGGCTGCGCGCAATTCGCTGGAGCCTGTCCGAGCCGCGCATGTTTCTGACCCAGTTGCGTGCGCTGCTGCGCGCGTCGGCCCTCGGTCCGGTGCGCATTTTGTTTCCCATGCTTGCGCATGCCCAGGAGATCGATCAAACGCTCGAACTGGTGCAGGAGGCCAAGCGGCAGTGCGATGCGGCCGGATTGGCTTACGATCCGAATGTCAAGTTGGGTGCGATGGTCGAGGTGCCGGCGGCCGCGTTGGCGTTGCCGATGTTTCTCAAGCGGTTGGATTTCCTCTCGATCGGGACCAACGATTTGATCCAATATACGCTGGCAATCGATCGTGCCGACAATGCGGTGGCACATTTGTACGACCCGATGCATCCGGCCGTGCTGCAATTGATTGCGCGCACGATTCGGGAGGCCCGGGCCGCCGGGGTGCCGATCGCCGTATGCGGCGAGATGGCCGGCGATCCGATGCTCACGCGTCTCTTGCTAGGCATGGGGCTGCGGGAGTTTTCCATGCATCCGAGCCAGATCCTCCAGGTCAAGCAGGAGGTGCTGCGGGCTTATCTGCCCGCGTTGGAGCCGGTGGTCAAGGATGTGCTGGCGGCCGTCGAGCCGGAGGATTTGCAGGCTGCGCTGGCGCGGCTTGCCACCGTTTAA
- the grxC gene encoding glutaredoxin 3, with amino-acid sequence MAKVVMYSTQVCPYCQMAERLLRSRGVEHVEKILIDKEPGRREEMMSRTGRRTVPQVYIDDRHIGGYDDLSALDRAGGLVPLLQQVA; translated from the coding sequence ATGGCCAAAGTTGTGATGTACAGCACTCAGGTGTGCCCCTATTGCCAGATGGCGGAGCGCCTGCTTCGCTCGCGTGGCGTGGAGCACGTGGAAAAGATCCTGATCGACAAGGAACCCGGTCGACGGGAGGAAATGATGTCGCGCACCGGTCGTCGCACGGTCCCGCAGGTGTACATCGACGATCGGCATATCGGCGGATACGACGATCTCTCGGCACTCGACAGAGCCGGCGGCCTGGTGCCTTTGCTGCAGCAAGTCGCCTAG
- the bioC gene encoding malonyl-ACP O-methyltransferase BioC — translation MKPPSAAEARSNFDSRHLRRVFDRRAPRWSDTDFLVREVAHRLLERLDYIKLAPTRILDAGCGTGADFPALHARYPQAYVVGADLSLGMARTAAEQGAADGWRRWLRRAPPQGVVQADFGALPLADGALDLVWSNLALHWRQDPHRVIPEWHRVLRTDGLLLFSTFGPDTLRELRAAWAAVDAMPHVIAFTDMHDLGDMMVQSGFGLPVVDMETFTVTYETPAALLRDVRLLGGNPMPERFRGLTGRRRYRALCRALEQQRRPDGVLALTFEFIYGHAWRTPEKTDEQGNAVVRLQDIGGRRSTVI, via the coding sequence ATGAAACCACCCTCCGCCGCCGAAGCCCGATCGAACTTCGATTCCCGCCATTTGCGCCGCGTGTTCGACCGCCGCGCGCCGCGCTGGTCAGATACCGATTTTTTGGTGCGCGAGGTGGCGCATCGGTTGCTCGAACGTCTGGACTACATCAAGCTGGCTCCAACACGCATCCTGGATGCAGGCTGCGGCACAGGGGCCGATTTTCCGGCATTGCACGCGCGTTATCCGCAAGCCTATGTGGTCGGGGCCGACTTGTCGCTGGGCATGGCGCGCACCGCCGCCGAGCAAGGCGCGGCCGACGGCTGGCGGCGCTGGCTCAGGCGTGCGCCGCCGCAGGGAGTCGTTCAGGCGGATTTCGGCGCGCTGCCTCTCGCGGACGGTGCGCTGGATCTGGTCTGGTCGAATCTGGCCCTGCACTGGCGCCAGGACCCTCACCGCGTGATTCCCGAATGGCATCGGGTGCTGCGCACCGATGGGCTGTTGTTGTTTTCGACGTTCGGCCCGGACACCCTGCGCGAATTGCGCGCTGCCTGGGCTGCCGTCGACGCGATGCCACATGTTATCGCTTTCACGGATATGCATGACCTCGGCGATATGATGGTGCAGAGCGGTTTCGGCCTGCCGGTGGTCGATATGGAGACGTTTACCGTTACCTATGAAACGCCGGCTGCCCTGTTGCGGGACGTCAGGTTGCTTGGCGGCAACCCGATGCCGGAACGCTTTCGCGGATTAACGGGACGTCGGCGATACCGCGCCCTATGCCGTGCGCTGGAGCAGCAGCGCCGCCCGGATGGTGTGTTAGCGCTCACCTTTGAATTCATTTACGGCCACGCTTGGCGCACGCCCGAAAAAACTGACGAGCAGGGCAACGCGGTAGTGCGATTGCAGGACATCGGCGGACGCAGGTCAACCGTCATCTGA